The Daucus carota subsp. sativus chromosome 9, DH1 v3.0, whole genome shotgun sequence genome window below encodes:
- the LOC108203097 gene encoding leucine-rich repeat receptor-like serine/threonine-protein kinase SKM1 isoform X5, which yields MYIIAMAMQNYISFLLLVCAFGVLANSEFGTGSVAGGNLPRSCVESEKQALLLFKNSLVDDSSSLSSWVGDDCCAWEGIGCDNITNQVTQLEVRNVFLTTSSCRYAFAQDGSEISAMASHAKKYSVFTIGKCDNDIHGDQLSLISGASNVLTSVDLSNNRLSGKLPRTFQNFSQLIAIDLGKNNLSDVLPTWTAEQSQIKYLILRSNNFYGEIPTQLCQHKSLEVLNLADNQITGNIPSCFGNFSAMVRGLITYNFLNYSTRGAKEFEIVDETKGYEQDYTSTLKYLVSIDLSMNNISGEIPKELMDLHGLLNLNLAGNHLSGKIPNEIGKMENLIFLDLSRNELHGPIPHSLSYLNFLSQMNLSFNDLSGRIPSGYQLQTLDDPSIYAGNKQLCGPPILKPCAADTASHSVNDHNEADSDLDSDDEHMWIFAGLGPGFAVGFLGFCFTLHFSNISIHVSILANRILRRYR from the exons ATGTATATTATAGCTATGGCAATGCAAAATTATATCAGTTTCCTCCTGCTTGTTTGTGCATTTGGTGTTTTGGCAAATTCAGAGTTTGGTACTGGGAGTGTAGCTGGAGGCAACTTGCCTAGAAGTTGTGTTGAGAGTGAGAAACAAGCTTTACTACTCTTTAAGAATTCTCTTGTCGATGACTCGAGTTCTTTATCTTCGTGGGTTGGAGATGATTGTTGTGCATGGGAGGGGATTGGTTGCGACAACATAACCAATCAGGTCACACAACTTGAAGTTCGAAATGTCTTTTTAACAA CTTCAAGTTGTAGATATGCATTCGCTCAAGATGGGTCCGAAATTTCCGCAATGGCTTCTCACGCAAAGAAATATTCAGTATTTACTATTGGCAAAT GTGACAATGACATCCACGGGGACCAATTATCGCTAATTTCAGGAGCTTCAAATGTTTTAACAAGTGTGGATCTTTCAAATAATCGTTTATCGG GAAAACTTCCTCGGACCTTCCAAAACTTTTCGCAGCTGATTGCAATTGATTTGGGAAAGAATAACTTGAGCGATGTCCTCCCCACTTGGACTGCAGAGCAATCTCAGATCAAGTATTTGATACTCCGGTCCAACAATTTCTATGGTGAAATTCCTACACAGCTTTGCCAACACAAGTCACTTGAAGTATTGAACTTGGCAGACAACCAAATCACAGGAAACATTCCTTCTTGTTTTGGTAATTTTAGTGCCATGGTTAGAGGTCTCATCACTTATAATTTCTTAAACTATAGTACAAGAGGTGCAAAAGAATTTGAAATAGTTGATGAGACCAAAGGATATGAGCAAGATTACACCTCTACACTCAAGTATCTGGTTTCCATTGATTTATCAATGAATAACATCAGTGGAGAGATTCCCAAAGAGTTGATGGATCTTCATGGTTTACTAAATTTGAATTTGGCGGGTAATCATCTATCTGGAAAGATCCCCAACGAGATTGGAAAAATGGAAAACTTGATATTCCTTGATCTTTCTAGAAATGAGCTTCACGGACCTATTCCACACAGCCTGtcatatttaaactttttaagCCAAATGAATCTCTCTTTTAATGATTTATCAGGAAGAATACCCTCTGGATATCAGCTTCAGACACTTGACGATCCCTCCATCTATGCTGGCAACAAGCAACTTTGTGGCCCTCCTATCTTGAAACCATGCGCTGCTGACACAGCTTCACATAGTGTTAACGACCACAATGAAGCTGATTCTGATCTCGATTCAGATGATGAGCACATGTGGATTTTTGCTGGACTTGGACCTGGTTTCGCAGTTGGCTTTTTGGGATTCTGTTTCACTTTGcatttttcaaatattagtattcaTGTTTCTATTTTGGCAAACAGGATCTTGAGAAGATATAGGTAG